In Oryza sativa Japonica Group chromosome 3, ASM3414082v1, one DNA window encodes the following:
- the LOC4332957 gene encoding RNA-binding protein CP29B, chloroplastic, with product MAATLFSTALSPHLLPLPSTSSNPASSSLSFLSKPLLPALAVAGWPRRRTSPFVPVAVAVSEEVETEEDEEEEEEGSGGEEFSDDLRVFVGNLPFSVDSAQLAGLFEQAGSVEMVEVIYDKLTGRSRGFGFVTMSSVEEVEAAVEQFNGYILDGRSLRVNSGPPPPREQSSQRAPRGEANRVYVGNLSWGVDNAALANLFSGEGEVLEAKVIYDRESGRSRGFGFVTYGSAEEVENAVSNLDGADMDGRQIRVTVAESKPPRRQY from the exons ATGGCGGCCACGCTCTTCTCCACCGCCctctccccgcacctcctccccctcccctccacctcctccaaccccgcctcatcctccctctccttcctctccaaGCCGCTGCTccccgccctcgccgtcgcgggATGGCCGCGGAGGAGGACCAGCCCCTTCGTGCCGGTGGCCGTGGCCGTGTCGGAGGAGGTCGAgacggaggaggacgaggaggaggaggaggagggctccGGGGGCGAGGAGTTCTCCGACGACCTGAGGGTCTTCGTCGGCAACCTGCCCTTCAGCGTCGACAGCGCCCAGCTCGCCGGCCTCTTCGAGCAGGCCGGCTCCGTCGAGATGGTCGAG GTCATCTATGATAAGCTGACTGGAAGGAGTCGTGGGTTTGGGTTTGTGACAATGTCTAGTGTTGAAGAAGTTGAGGCAGCTGTCGAGCAATTCAATGGCTAT ATACTTGATGGGAGATCTTTGAGGGTTAACTCagggccaccaccaccaagggAGCAATCATCGCAGAGAGCACCCAGGGGTGAGGCCAACAGGGTCTATGTAGGTAACCTTTCTTGGGGTGTTGACAATGCAGCTCTCGCAAACCTATTCAGTGGGGAAGGGGAGGTCTTGGAAGCCAAGGTCATCTATGACAGGGAGAGTGGCAGGTCAAGGGGATTTGGTTTTGTCACGTATGGTTCCGCTGAAGAGGTTGAGAATGCAGTTTCAAATCTTGATGGCGCT GACATGGATGGCAGACAGATCCGAGTTACAGTAGCAGAATCGAAACCACCTAGGAGACAATATTGA